In the Mus pahari chromosome 19, PAHARI_EIJ_v1.1, whole genome shotgun sequence genome, one interval contains:
- the Il11 gene encoding interleukin-11 produces the protein MNCVCRLVLVVLSLWPDRVFAPGPPAGSPRVSSDPRADLDSAVLLTRSLLADTRQLAAQMRDKFPADGDHNLDSLPTLAMSAGTLGSLQLPGVLTRLRVDLMSYLRHVQWLRRAGGPSLRTLEPELGALQARLERLLRRLQLLMSRLALPQATPDQPVAPLGPPASAWGSIRAAHAILGGLHLTLDWAVRGLLLLKTRL, from the exons ATGAACT GTGTTTGTCGCCTGGTCCTGGTGGTGCTGAGCCTCTGGCCAGATAGAGTCTTTGCCCCTGGGCCACCAGCTGGCTCCCCTCGGGTCTCTTCAGACCCTCGTGCAGATCTGGACAGCGCCGTTCTCCTAACCCGATCCCTCCTGGCAGACACACGGCAACTAGCTGCACAGATG AGAGACAAATTCCCAGCTGATGGAGATCACAATCTGGACTCCCTGCCTACCTTGGCCATGAGCGCTGGGACATTGGGATCTTTGCAG CTTCCTGGTGTGCTGACAAGGCTTCGAGTAGACTTGATGTCCTACCTCAGGCATGTACAATGGCTGCGCCGCGCAGGTGGTCCTTCCCTAAGGACTCTGGAGCCAGAGCTGGGTGCCCTGCAAGCCCGACTGGAACGGCTACTCCGTCGTTTACAGCTCTTG ATGTCTCGCCTGGCCTTGCCCCAGGCCACCCCAGACCAACCTGTGGCCCCCCtgggccctcctgcctcagcctggggAAGCATCCGGGCAGCTCATGCCATCTTAGGAGGGCTGCACCTGACCTTGGACTGGGCCGTGCGGGGCCTGCTGTTGTTAAAGACGCGGCTGTGA
- the Tmem190 gene encoding transmembrane protein 190, whose protein sequence is MVGSGISALGLLLLMQGSVDANGIQGFFYPWSCEGDVWDRESCGGQAAIENPNLCLRLRCCYRDGVCYHQRPDENMRRKHMWALGWTCGSLLFLITVICLFWWAKRQDMLHLPNFLHGKCSRLSKTVSALSKDRRTASKSTTFLQSPRGTELEIAAIVSGEDTEGGEE, encoded by the exons ATGGTGGGGTCTGGGATCTCAGCTTTGGGCCTTCTCCTGCTGATGCAGGGCTCAGTAG aTGCGAATGGAATCCAGGGATTTTTCTACCCATGGA GCTGTGAGGGAGATGTGTGGGACAGGGAGAGCTGTGGGGGTCAGGCAGCAATCGAGAACCCCAACCTCTGCCTACGCCTGCGATGCTGCTACCGGGATGGTGTATGCTATCATCAGCGGCCAGATG AAAATATGCGGAGGAAGCATATGTGGGCACTGGGCTGGACCTGTGGCAGCCTACTCTTCCTGATCACCGTTATCTGTCTCTTCTG GTGGGCCAAGCGCCAAGACATGCTGCACCTACCAAACTTTCTACATGGGAAATGTAGTCGACTGTCAAAGACGGTCTCCGCACTGTCTAAGGACCGACGGACGGCCAGCAAGTCAACTACGTTTCTCCAGTCCCCAAGAGGCACTGAATTAGAAATTGCAGCTATAGTTTCCGGGGAAGACACAGAGGGAGGTGAAGAGTAA
- the Tmem238 gene encoding transmembrane protein 238 produces the protein MAAASPVCGSQASAVGASSPPAPAPAPAAGLGRCRMALLLAVALDVAGMAALLTGVFAQLQVRGRDFGDLLIYSGALLVFLSLLGWILWYTGNIEISRQELERDYGLRPSAIARLARKLSRRWSAPATASPRTPAGLRSARRANRAPQPSASGSRRVRLQLATLEAGSGAAGTGSE, from the coding sequence ATGGCGGCGGCGTCACCGGTGTGCGGATCGCAGGCGTCCGCGGTCGGCGCCTCGTCCCCACCCGCGCCCGCACCGGCTCCAGCGGCCGGACTGGGCCGCTGCCGCATGGCGCTGCTGCTGGCCGTGGCCTTGGACGTGGCGGGCATGGCGGCGCTGCTGACCGGCGTGTTCGCGCAGCTGCAGGTGCGCGGCCGCGACTTCGGGGACCTGCTCATCTACTCAGGGGCGCTGCTGGTGTTCTTGAGCCTGCTGGGCTGGATTCTCTGGTACACCGGCAACATCGAGATCTCGCGCCAGGAGCTGGAGCGCGACTACGGCCTGCGGCCCTCGGCGATTGCCCGCCTGGCGCGCAAGCTGTCCCGTCGCTGGTCGGCGCCCGCCACCGCCAGTCCCCGGACCCCAGCCGGTCTCCGCTCAGCGCGCAGAGCGAACCGCGCGCCCCAGCCTTCCGCCTCCGGCTCCCGCCGCGTGCGCCTGCAGCTCGCCACGCTTGAGGCGGGATCCGGGGCGGCAGGCACGGGCAGCGAGTGA
- the Rpl28 gene encoding 60S ribosomal protein L28: MSAHLQWMVVRNCSSFLIKRNKQTYSTEPNNLKARNSFRYNGLIHRKTVGVEPAADGKGVVVVMKRRSGQRKPATNYVRTTINKNARATLSSIRHMIRKNKYRPDLRMAAIRRASAILRSQKPVVVKRKRTRPTKSS; encoded by the exons ATGTCCGCGCATCTGCAGTGGATGGTCGTCCGGAACTGCTCCAGCTTCTTGATCAAGAGGAATAAGCAGACGTACAGCACG GAGCCAAACAATCTGAAGGCCCGAAACTCCTTCCGCTACAACGGGCTCATTCACCGCAAGACCGTGGGCGTGGAGCCGGCGGCGGATGGCAAAGGGGTCGTGGTAGTTATGAAACGCAGATCCG GTCAGCGAAAACCTGCCACTAATTACGTGAGGACCACCATCAACAAGAATGCTCGGGCTACCCTCAGCAGCATCAGGCACATGATCCGAAAGAACAAGTACCGCCCAGATCTGCGAATG GCGGCCATCCGCAGGGCCAGTGCCATCCTTCGAAGCCAGAAGCCTGTGGTGGTGAAGAGGAAACGGACCCGCCCCACCAAGAGCTCCTGA